One part of the Spiribacter salinus M19-40 genome encodes these proteins:
- the ispA gene encoding (2E,6E)-farnesyl diphosphate synthase, giving the protein MNPLTDALTEGQQRVEAALQHALPDPALTPVTLHEAMRYAVLGGGKRLRPFLVYQAGALFGETGSALDAPACAVELVHAYSLVHDDLPAMDDDDLRRGQPTCHRAYDEATAILVGDALQALAFRLIAGAEVPDIASRLAMIETLSQAIGSRGMVGGQAMDLGAVGERLDAAELEDMHIHKTGALILASLRLGSLCTGLGGAAAREQLDRYGRCIGLAFQVQDDILDVSGDPATLGKVSGADARRDKPSYPGLLGLAEAKRFAMELRDEAISALDGFGAEADTMRALANYIVEREH; this is encoded by the coding sequence ATGAATCCGCTGACTGATGCGCTAACCGAAGGCCAGCAGCGCGTCGAGGCGGCACTCCAGCACGCGCTGCCCGATCCGGCCCTCACACCGGTCACCCTGCATGAGGCCATGCGCTATGCCGTGCTGGGTGGCGGGAAGCGGCTCCGTCCCTTTCTGGTGTACCAGGCCGGTGCGCTGTTTGGTGAAACGGGGAGCGCCCTTGATGCACCCGCCTGCGCCGTTGAACTGGTCCACGCCTACTCCCTCGTCCACGACGATCTACCGGCCATGGACGACGACGACCTGCGTCGGGGGCAGCCCACTTGTCATCGCGCGTATGACGAGGCAACTGCCATTCTGGTCGGTGATGCCCTGCAGGCCCTCGCATTCCGATTGATCGCGGGTGCGGAGGTGCCCGATATCGCAAGCCGTCTGGCCATGATCGAAACGCTCAGTCAGGCCATTGGCTCGCGGGGGATGGTGGGCGGCCAGGCGATGGATCTCGGTGCGGTCGGCGAGCGACTCGACGCCGCCGAGCTTGAAGACATGCATATCCACAAAACCGGCGCGCTCATTCTGGCCAGTCTTCGGCTCGGGAGTCTGTGCACCGGCCTCGGCGGTGCCGCGGCGCGGGAACAGCTAGACCGCTACGGCCGCTGTATCGGCCTGGCCTTTCAAGTGCAGGACGACATCCTCGATGTCAGCGGCGATCCCGCGACGCTTGGCAAGGTCAGTGGGGCGGACGCGCGCCGCGACAAACCGAGCTATCCCGGCTTACTCGGGCTTGCTGAGGCCAAGCGGTTTGCCATGGAACTACGCGACGAAGCCATCAGTGCCCTGGACGGATTTGGCGCGGAAGCGGACACCATGCGCGCCCTCGCGAACTATATCGTCGAGCGCGAGCACTAA
- a CDS encoding TrkH family potassium uptake protein, with the protein MREVLRGTGFLLHVPGIMALLSMPVAWWADERWGLVGLGWTAGLALFGGQGLVWMGRHAGAFQRYQSMQIAAISWLLIALLGALPFIASARLAPDGSAMALALAVFQFPVYAIFESVSGFTSTGLTVVATASELPAHIQWWRSFSEWVGGIGVILLLIAVLPADRGALNLYFSEAREEKILPTVKSTVRAIWVIYLGYTIAGIGLLWLAGEPLWRAINHGMTAIATGGFSITDDSLMQASGAVQLAYIPVMLAGAVSFLVHYRLIVERRPLPSVWRTDELRLLVWLTVGGLVLLWLERWLAMGDWGGVSTAFLWVSALTTAGFTSVDLASWGDAALLLVLVAVITGGMAGSTSGGIKLLRVNVLLRDLLGQLRELRASPHEVVILPHDGERVTPGQFARLGRIAARLVGIFMLLWLLGVFLVLHTLPEEARLAHVFFDTASALFNSGLSTGIAGPDMPWATAGLMSLLMLLGRLEIFPLLVLAAWALAR; encoded by the coding sequence TTGCGCGAGGTCCTGCGCGGTACCGGGTTTTTGCTGCATGTCCCGGGCATCATGGCGCTTTTGTCGATGCCCGTGGCCTGGTGGGCAGACGAGCGCTGGGGCCTGGTGGGTCTCGGCTGGACCGCGGGGCTCGCCTTGTTCGGTGGGCAGGGGCTGGTCTGGATGGGTCGGCACGCGGGCGCGTTCCAGCGCTATCAGTCAATGCAGATCGCGGCGATCAGTTGGCTGCTGATTGCGCTTCTGGGTGCCTTGCCCTTTATTGCGTCGGCGCGGTTAGCCCCGGATGGCTCAGCGATGGCCCTGGCGCTCGCAGTGTTCCAGTTCCCCGTCTATGCGATTTTCGAGTCCGTGTCGGGGTTTACCTCGACGGGTCTGACCGTGGTGGCCACGGCCTCGGAGCTGCCGGCGCACATCCAGTGGTGGCGCTCGTTCAGTGAGTGGGTGGGAGGCATTGGCGTCATCCTGCTGCTCATTGCCGTGTTACCGGCTGACCGGGGCGCGCTTAATCTGTATTTCTCCGAGGCCCGGGAGGAGAAGATCCTGCCCACGGTCAAATCGACCGTGCGGGCCATCTGGGTGATTTATCTGGGCTATACCATCGCGGGCATCGGCCTGCTCTGGCTTGCCGGGGAGCCCCTCTGGCGCGCGATCAATCACGGCATGACCGCCATTGCCACCGGCGGGTTCTCAATAACGGATGACAGCCTCATGCAGGCCTCGGGGGCCGTCCAGCTGGCTTACATTCCCGTGATGCTGGCAGGCGCGGTGAGCTTTCTCGTGCACTACCGGCTGATTGTGGAGCGGCGCCCCCTGCCGAGTGTCTGGCGCACCGACGAGCTACGGCTGCTGGTCTGGCTTACCGTTGGTGGGCTTGTGTTGCTGTGGCTGGAGCGCTGGCTCGCCATGGGCGACTGGGGGGGTGTGTCGACCGCGTTTCTCTGGGTTTCTGCCCTGACCACCGCCGGTTTTACCAGCGTTGATCTGGCCAGTTGGGGCGATGCCGCACTGCTGCTGGTGCTGGTGGCCGTGATCACCGGTGGCATGGCCGGATCCACGAGCGGGGGGATTAAGCTGCTGCGGGTCAACGTGTTGCTGCGAGATCTGCTGGGGCAGTTACGCGAGTTGCGCGCGAGTCCCCACGAGGTGGTCATCCTCCCGCATGACGGCGAACGGGTGACACCCGGTCAGTTCGCCCGGCTGGGGCGAATCGCCGCGCGCCTTGTCGGCATCTTTATGCTGCTCTGGTTGCTTGGGGTGTTCCTGGTGCTGCATACCCTGCCGGAGGAAGCCCGGCTTGCGCATGTGTTCTTCGACACGGCCTCAGCGTTGTTCAACTCGGGGTTGTCCACCGGGATTGCCGGGCCTGACATGCCGTGGGCAACGGCGGGGCTGATGAGCCTGTTGATGCTGCTGGGGCGGCTGGAAATCTTCCCCTTGCTGGTGCTGGCCGCCTGGGCGCTGGCGCGCTGA
- a CDS encoding acetylornithine transaminase, which produces MSAALMPTYARLPVAFQRGQGAWLEDTTGRQYLDALTGIAVCGLGHGHPAVAAALADQAATLVHTSNLYDIPHQNALGERLCALSGLDQVFFANSGAEAAEAAIKLARLYGHRRGIEQPEIIVAENAFHGRTLGALAATGNAKAQTGFGPLPAGFVRVPYNDPAAVEAAGTEQTAAVFVEPIQGEGGIVVPDDDYLAALRRICDDRGWLLMLDEVQSGVARTGQWFAHAHAGIRPDVVTLAKALANGVPIGACIAGGAATGVLGPGSHGTTFGGNPLATRAALAVLDVIEADGLAARAATLGTRIREGFRDRLAGEPGVREIRGRGLMIGIELAHPCPQLVAQALAAGLLINVTAGQVVRLLPPLIMSDAEADQLVSTLAPMILAVARETDSPAVAGA; this is translated from the coding sequence ATGTCAGCGGCCCTCATGCCCACCTACGCACGCCTGCCCGTCGCCTTCCAGCGCGGCCAGGGCGCGTGGCTGGAAGACACGACCGGTCGGCAGTATCTGGATGCCCTCACCGGTATTGCTGTCTGCGGCCTGGGCCACGGCCATCCGGCAGTGGCCGCCGCACTCGCCGACCAGGCCGCAACGCTGGTGCATACCTCCAACCTCTACGATATTCCGCATCAGAACGCCCTCGGCGAGCGACTGTGTGCGCTGTCCGGACTCGATCAGGTGTTTTTTGCCAATAGCGGGGCGGAAGCGGCAGAGGCCGCCATCAAGCTTGCCCGGCTTTATGGCCATCGCCGCGGCATCGAGCAGCCGGAGATCATCGTGGCCGAGAATGCCTTTCATGGACGAACACTCGGTGCGTTGGCGGCAACGGGCAATGCCAAGGCACAGACCGGCTTTGGGCCGCTGCCTGCCGGTTTCGTCCGTGTGCCGTACAACGACCCGGCCGCTGTCGAGGCCGCAGGCACGGAGCAGACCGCCGCCGTGTTCGTCGAGCCGATTCAGGGCGAAGGCGGCATTGTCGTACCTGATGACGACTACCTGGCGGCACTGCGGCGCATCTGCGATGACCGTGGCTGGCTGTTGATGCTCGACGAGGTGCAGTCCGGGGTCGCCCGAACCGGGCAGTGGTTCGCCCATGCCCACGCCGGCATTCGCCCCGACGTGGTCACGCTGGCCAAGGCCCTCGCCAATGGCGTACCCATCGGGGCGTGCATTGCCGGCGGTGCAGCCACCGGCGTGCTCGGCCCTGGCAGCCACGGCACCACGTTCGGCGGCAACCCCCTCGCCACCCGCGCCGCGCTGGCCGTCCTCGATGTCATTGAGGCGGACGGCCTGGCTGCACGGGCGGCCACCCTGGGCACACGAATACGCGAGGGATTTCGGGATAGGCTGGCGGGCGAGCCCGGCGTTCGCGAGATCCGGGGCCGTGGCCTGATGATCGGCATCGAACTGGCCCACCCGTGCCCTCAACTCGTGGCGCAGGCGCTGGCGGCCGGGCTACTCATCAACGTGACCGCCGGCCAGGTGGTTCGCCTGCTACCCCCCCTGATCATGAGCGATGCAGAAGCCGACCAGCTGGTTTCCACACTCGCCCCCATGATTCTGGCGGTGGCCCGTGAAACTGATAGCCCGGCTGTTGCCGGCGCCTGA
- the typA gene encoding translational GTPase TypA, translated as MIENLRNIAIIAHVDHGKTTLVDQLLQQSGTLAARGEMQERVMDSNDLERERGITILSKNTAIEWQDLRVNIVDTPGHADFGGEVERVLSMVDSVLLLVDAVDGPMPQTRFVTQKALSKGLKPIVVVNKVDRDGARPDWVVDKTFDLFDNLGASDEQLDFPVIYASALNGYAGLDSDVRSGDMTPLLELIRDAVPPPKVDADGAFRTQVISLDYNSYVGVIGIGRIERGQVKSGQSLVCVDRDGKRRQVRLLQVLGFMGLERVEVPEASAGDIIAFTGIDGINISDTLCDPAAVEPLPALTVDEPTVSMTFQVNTSPFVGREGKFVTSRQLRDRLMRELQHNVALRVEDTEDPEKFRVSGRGELHLGILIENMRREGYELGVSRPEVITREVDGRLEEPYEQLTVDVEEDYQGAVMQRLGERGGELSDMLPDGRGRVRLDYMIPARGLIGFRTEFLTATSGTGLMYHVFDHYGPTKAGDYGQRNNGVMIAMAAGKALAYALFNLQDRGKLFIGHGDEVYEGMVIGLHSRDNDLVVNPLKAKQLTNVRAAGSDENIVLTPPQRLTLEQALEFIDDDELVEVTPAAIRVRKKYLLEHERKRAAKAGS; from the coding sequence GTGATCGAGAATCTACGCAACATCGCCATTATCGCCCACGTCGATCATGGCAAGACCACCCTCGTCGACCAGCTCCTCCAGCAATCCGGTACGCTTGCCGCCCGCGGCGAGATGCAGGAGCGCGTCATGGACTCCAACGATCTGGAGCGTGAGCGCGGCATCACGATCCTGTCCAAGAACACCGCCATTGAGTGGCAGGACCTGCGCGTCAACATTGTGGATACGCCGGGCCACGCTGACTTCGGTGGCGAAGTTGAGCGTGTGCTCTCGATGGTCGACTCCGTGCTGTTATTGGTGGACGCGGTCGACGGGCCCATGCCGCAGACGCGGTTTGTCACCCAGAAAGCCCTGTCCAAAGGGCTCAAGCCGATTGTGGTCGTCAACAAGGTCGACCGGGACGGCGCGCGCCCGGATTGGGTCGTCGACAAGACCTTTGATTTGTTCGATAACCTCGGCGCGAGCGACGAGCAGCTCGACTTTCCCGTCATCTACGCCTCGGCGCTGAATGGCTACGCCGGGCTGGATTCGGATGTCCGCTCGGGCGACATGACACCGCTGCTGGAGTTGATTCGCGACGCCGTTCCGCCGCCCAAGGTGGATGCCGACGGCGCGTTTCGAACCCAGGTGATTTCGCTTGATTACAACAGCTACGTCGGTGTGATCGGGATCGGTCGCATCGAGCGTGGCCAGGTGAAGAGCGGCCAGAGCCTGGTCTGTGTGGATCGTGATGGCAAGCGGCGCCAGGTCAGGCTGCTGCAGGTGTTGGGGTTTATGGGGCTGGAGCGCGTTGAGGTGCCCGAGGCGAGCGCGGGCGACATCATTGCCTTTACCGGCATTGATGGCATCAATATCTCCGACACGCTCTGTGACCCGGCGGCCGTTGAGCCGCTGCCGGCGCTGACCGTTGATGAGCCAACGGTGTCCATGACATTCCAGGTCAACACCTCGCCATTTGTCGGCCGTGAGGGCAAATTCGTGACCTCCCGGCAGCTGCGGGATCGTCTGATGCGAGAGCTGCAGCATAACGTGGCGCTGCGCGTCGAAGACACGGAAGACCCCGAGAAATTCCGGGTATCCGGTCGTGGCGAGTTGCACCTCGGTATTCTCATCGAGAACATGCGCCGCGAAGGCTATGAGCTGGGCGTCTCCCGGCCGGAGGTGATCACCCGGGAAGTGGATGGTCGCCTGGAAGAGCCCTACGAGCAGCTCACGGTGGATGTTGAGGAAGACTACCAGGGCGCGGTCATGCAGCGACTGGGCGAGCGGGGCGGTGAGCTCAGCGACATGCTGCCGGATGGTCGTGGCCGCGTGCGGCTCGATTACATGATCCCCGCTCGCGGGCTGATCGGTTTTCGCACCGAGTTTTTGACGGCTACGTCAGGGACCGGGCTGATGTATCACGTCTTCGATCATTACGGCCCGACAAAAGCCGGTGATTACGGTCAGCGTAATAATGGCGTGATGATTGCCATGGCAGCCGGCAAGGCGCTCGCCTACGCCCTGTTCAATCTTCAGGATCGGGGCAAGCTCTTTATCGGCCATGGTGACGAGGTCTACGAGGGCATGGTCATTGGCCTGCACAGCCGGGATAACGATCTGGTGGTCAACCCACTCAAGGCGAAGCAGCTGACCAATGTGCGCGCGGCTGGATCGGACGAAAATATCGTCCTCACGCCACCCCAGCGCCTCACCCTGGAGCAGGCGCTCGAGTTCATCGACGATGATGAACTTGTTGAGGTGACCCCGGCGGCCATTCGGGTGCGCAAGAAATACCTGCTCGAGCACGAACGTAAACGCGCCGCGAAGGCGGGCAGCTAA
- a CDS encoding serine/threonine protein kinase, producing MSASHPFSELGPSLLLDMLESTGLHPDGRLLALNSYENRVYQLGVEEADPVILKVYRPGRWPKDALSEEHAFAEELAAHDIPMVPPLAFDGHTVGTHAGFYFAVYPRRGGHAPPLDDADTREWLGRLLGRAHAVGHARAFAHRPAMDPQSMGTGSRDFLLGEGWIPGHLASAYASLTDDLLVDINAAFDRAGGWSPIRLHGDFHPGNILWTDAGPHLVDLDDCLTGPAVQDLWMLLSGDRTERTLQLGDLLAGYEDFHVFDPRELVLLEALRTLRMMRYAAWLAQRWHDPAFPSTFTWFNTDRYWEDHVLALREQAAAMQEPALSV from the coding sequence GTGAGCGCCAGCCATCCGTTTTCCGAACTGGGGCCGAGTCTGCTGCTGGACATGCTTGAGTCCACCGGTCTGCACCCGGATGGGCGCCTGTTGGCATTGAACAGCTACGAAAATCGGGTCTATCAACTGGGTGTCGAGGAGGCAGATCCGGTCATCCTGAAGGTCTATCGGCCCGGGCGCTGGCCAAAAGACGCGCTCAGTGAAGAACATGCGTTTGCCGAAGAGCTGGCGGCGCATGACATTCCCATGGTCCCGCCGCTGGCGTTTGACGGACACACGGTGGGGACGCATGCGGGATTTTACTTCGCGGTCTACCCGCGCCGCGGTGGCCATGCACCCCCGCTTGATGATGCGGATACCCGTGAGTGGCTGGGGCGGCTGCTGGGCCGAGCCCATGCCGTCGGTCATGCCCGGGCATTTGCGCATCGCCCGGCTATGGACCCGCAGTCGATGGGGACGGGGAGCCGCGATTTCCTACTGGGCGAGGGCTGGATCCCCGGGCATTTGGCGAGTGCCTATGCCTCGCTGACGGATGACCTCCTGGTGGATATCAACGCCGCCTTTGATCGGGCCGGTGGTTGGTCGCCGATTCGCCTGCATGGGGATTTTCATCCCGGCAACATTCTCTGGACAGACGCGGGCCCCCACCTGGTGGATCTGGATGACTGTCTGACGGGTCCGGCCGTTCAGGATTTGTGGATGCTGCTCTCCGGCGATCGCACCGAGCGCACCCTCCAGCTGGGGGATTTGCTGGCTGGATATGAGGATTTTCATGTCTTTGATCCGCGGGAACTGGTTTTGCTGGAGGCGCTGCGAACGCTGCGGATGATGCGCTATGCCGCCTGGTTGGCCCAGCGCTGGCATGACCCGGCTTTTCCCAGCACGTTCACGTGGTTTAACACCGACCGTTACTGGGAGGACCACGTGCTCGCCCTGCGCGAGCAGGCCGCTGCCATGCAGGAGCCGGCGCTGAGCGTATGA
- the argF gene encoding ornithine carbamoyltransferase, with product MAARHFLTLADLDSTELEALLRRAAELRALHHAGSLHEPLRGRVLGMIFEKSSTRTRVAFEAGMAQLGGSAIFLSPRDSQLGRGEPIEDTARVLCSMVDAVMIRTFAHENVERFASACRVPVINGLTDDHHPCQLLADLQTWQAHRGAITGRTVAWMGDGNNMCRSWMQAAERMGFQLHIGCPADYIPADLDAYPATRHIIDPEEAVKGVDLVVTDVWASMGMEEEQATRLAAFRPYQVNEAIMAEAADDALFMHCLPAHRGEEVSAAVIDGPQSVVWEEAENRLHAQKALLEWLIAGTA from the coding sequence ATGGCAGCCCGTCATTTCCTGACCCTGGCCGATCTGGACTCAACTGAGCTGGAAGCCCTGCTCCGCCGGGCTGCGGAGCTCCGCGCCCTGCATCATGCCGGCTCGCTCCATGAACCCCTCCGGGGCCGAGTGCTCGGCATGATCTTCGAGAAATCGTCGACACGCACCCGGGTGGCATTCGAGGCCGGTATGGCCCAGCTAGGGGGCAGTGCGATCTTCCTGTCACCGCGTGACAGCCAACTCGGCCGCGGCGAGCCCATCGAAGACACCGCACGGGTCCTGTGCAGCATGGTCGATGCGGTGATGATCCGGACGTTTGCCCACGAGAACGTCGAGCGGTTCGCCAGCGCCTGCCGAGTGCCGGTAATCAACGGGCTGACCGACGACCATCATCCATGTCAGCTCCTGGCCGATCTGCAAACCTGGCAGGCGCATCGCGGCGCAATCACCGGACGCACCGTGGCCTGGATGGGGGATGGAAACAACATGTGTCGGTCGTGGATGCAGGCGGCTGAGCGCATGGGGTTTCAGCTCCACATTGGCTGTCCAGCCGACTACATACCGGCCGACCTCGACGCCTATCCGGCAACGCGGCATATCATCGACCCCGAAGAAGCCGTGAAGGGCGTCGATCTGGTCGTCACCGATGTCTGGGCGAGCATGGGAATGGAAGAGGAGCAGGCGACCCGTCTGGCCGCCTTCCGGCCCTACCAGGTCAATGAAGCCATCATGGCAGAGGCTGCAGACGATGCGCTTTTCATGCACTGCCTGCCAGCCCATCGAGGAGAAGAGGTCAGCGCCGCGGTCATCGACGGCCCACAGAGTGTGGTGTGGGAGGAAGCCGAGAACCGACTCCACGCCCAGAAAGCCCTGCTGGAGTGGTTAATCGCCGGCACCGCATGA
- a CDS encoding PHP domain-containing protein yields MSVSPIDLHMHSTASDGRLTPEDLVARVAAAGVRMMALTDHDTLDGLTRADAAAREADVTFVPGIELSARWARGVVHIVGLGIDPTEAGLMAGVAQQQAERHRRATRIAERLEQAGVEGIAARVEALVGAGVPGRAHFARDLMETGHARTIQKAFDRYLQRGRPGYAPVEWAAIDQVVQWIHGAGGVAVFAHPLRYRLSRGALRAAVKAFVEAGGGAIEVSNGGGGRDDVVAAAALARRFGLEASMGSDFHDPDFPWIRIGGFGPPPVDLTPVWPRWETAA; encoded by the coding sequence ATGTCCGTCAGCCCCATCGATCTTCACATGCATAGTACCGCTTCGGATGGCCGTTTAACGCCGGAGGACCTGGTCGCTCGGGTGGCCGCCGCGGGTGTCCGCATGATGGCACTCACCGATCATGACACGCTCGATGGCCTAACGCGCGCCGACGCGGCAGCGCGCGAGGCCGATGTGACCTTTGTACCGGGGATTGAGCTCTCGGCCCGCTGGGCGCGTGGCGTGGTGCACATCGTGGGCCTGGGCATCGATCCCACCGAGGCGGGGTTAATGGCTGGGGTCGCGCAGCAGCAGGCGGAGCGCCATCGTCGGGCGACTCGGATCGCGGAGCGGCTGGAGCAAGCGGGTGTCGAGGGCATTGCTGCGCGGGTGGAGGCCCTGGTCGGTGCGGGCGTGCCGGGCCGGGCGCACTTCGCCCGCGACCTGATGGAAACCGGGCATGCACGGACGATTCAGAAGGCCTTCGATCGCTATCTCCAGCGGGGTCGTCCGGGTTATGCCCCGGTGGAGTGGGCCGCTATCGATCAGGTGGTGCAATGGATTCACGGCGCGGGCGGCGTCGCGGTCTTCGCCCATCCGTTGCGCTACCGGCTCAGCCGGGGTGCTCTGCGCGCGGCGGTGAAAGCGTTTGTGGAGGCCGGTGGCGGGGCGATCGAGGTCAGCAATGGCGGTGGCGGCCGTGACGATGTCGTTGCAGCCGCGGCACTCGCCCGTCGCTTTGGCCTGGAGGCCTCCATGGGGTCGGACTTCCATGATCCCGATTTTCCATGGATTCGTATTGGTGGGTTTGGCCCGCCCCCGGTGGATCTGACACCGGTGTGGCCGCGCTGGGAGACCGCCGCGTGA
- a CDS encoding potassium channel family protein, producing MNLIILGAGPVGSRLVERALAGGHDVVLVEPDETLAEAAAREYDVRVLAMGVGDDRFPEESRLDDAEALIATTTDDSVNIMAMLLGQEAGVATLTSTVNQPGHVNLFRRLGVRVLADPERLVAQHLLDITLLPEASDVTTLRDGQQIIELQVDAASPLTGRTAEQIHADGVLDETLEIIARVREGETQLLKPDEPLAAGDGLVLFATQRLRGRRRRLFRESTGEG from the coding sequence ATGAACCTGATCATTCTGGGGGCCGGCCCGGTGGGCAGCCGACTCGTTGAACGCGCCCTGGCGGGTGGACATGACGTTGTCCTGGTCGAGCCGGATGAGACCCTGGCCGAGGCCGCCGCCCGTGAGTACGACGTGCGCGTTCTGGCCATGGGCGTTGGGGATGATCGTTTCCCGGAGGAAAGTCGGCTCGACGATGCTGAGGCGCTGATCGCCACCACGACCGATGACTCGGTGAATATCATGGCGATGTTGCTGGGCCAGGAGGCGGGGGTTGCCACGCTGACCAGCACGGTGAATCAGCCTGGTCATGTGAATCTCTTCCGACGCCTCGGCGTGCGGGTGCTGGCCGACCCCGAGCGGCTGGTGGCGCAGCATTTGCTGGATATTACGCTGCTGCCTGAAGCCAGCGACGTGACCACCCTGCGAGATGGCCAGCAGATCATCGAGCTGCAGGTGGATGCGGCCTCCCCGCTGACCGGGCGGACCGCGGAGCAGATTCATGCTGATGGCGTGCTCGATGAAACGTTGGAGATCATCGCTCGCGTTCGTGAGGGTGAAACGCAGCTGCTCAAGCCGGATGAGCCGCTGGCTGCTGGGGACGGGCTCGTGCTTTTTGCAACGCAACGGTTACGGGGCCGGCGGCGGCGCCTGTTCCGCGAGTCCACGGGAGAAGGCTAG
- a CDS encoding exodeoxyribonuclease VII small subunit, translated as MNDSKETPDFEGALKTLEGLVEQMERGELSLEQSLQCFEQGIRLTRECQKALDEAEQRVDILLGKDADAEPEPFGEAGDESAD; from the coding sequence ATGAATGATTCAAAAGAGACCCCCGATTTCGAAGGCGCCCTCAAGACGCTGGAAGGCCTGGTGGAGCAGATGGAGCGCGGCGAGCTCAGCCTTGAGCAATCGCTGCAGTGTTTTGAGCAAGGCATCCGTCTGACCCGGGAGTGCCAGAAGGCCCTGGATGAGGCCGAGCAGCGCGTGGACATTCTGCTGGGCAAGGACGCCGACGCCGAACCCGAACCGTTTGGTGAGGCGGGTGATGAATCCGCTGACTGA
- the phoU gene encoding phosphate signaling complex protein PhoU translates to MDKKGFSQHISRQYNEDLEQIVTRVMTMGGLVEQQLEAALEALVSGDQEKGEQVVTSDYRINAMEVELDEACTNVLARRQPAASDLRLVVAVIKAITDLERIGDEAERVGRMALHLLDEDRRRSPMSEIGALGEQVKNMVRGALDAFARMDAEQAVRVAQEDIKADAQYDAIIRNLVKYLEDNPKSVPPVLDIVWATRSLERIGDRSRNICEYVIYFVRGKDVRHTSFEQMAEEATGDRH, encoded by the coding sequence ATGGACAAGAAAGGTTTTTCCCAGCACATCTCCCGGCAGTACAACGAGGATCTCGAGCAGATCGTCACCCGGGTCATGACCATGGGTGGGCTCGTGGAGCAGCAGCTGGAGGCGGCGCTGGAGGCGTTGGTCTCTGGTGACCAGGAAAAGGGTGAGCAGGTGGTCACGTCGGACTACCGCATCAATGCCATGGAGGTCGAGCTGGATGAGGCCTGCACGAACGTGCTCGCCCGTCGTCAGCCGGCCGCGAGTGACCTGCGCCTCGTCGTTGCTGTCATCAAGGCCATTACGGACCTCGAGCGCATTGGTGACGAGGCGGAGCGGGTCGGGCGGATGGCCCTGCACCTGCTGGATGAGGATCGCCGTCGCAGCCCCATGAGCGAGATTGGGGCGCTTGGCGAGCAGGTGAAAAACATGGTGCGTGGTGCCCTGGATGCCTTCGCGCGCATGGATGCCGAGCAGGCGGTGCGCGTGGCCCAGGAGGACATCAAGGCCGATGCGCAGTACGACGCCATCATCCGCAACCTGGTGAAATACCTCGAGGATAATCCGAAGTCAGTCCCCCCGGTGCTGGACATCGTCTGGGCCACCCGTTCGCTGGAGCGGATTGGCGACCGCTCCCGGAATATCTGCGAGTACGTGATCTACTTCGTGCGGGGCAAGGACGTGCGCCACACCAGCTTCGAGCAAATGGCCGAAGAGGCGACGGGCGACCGGCACTAG